DNA from Haloferax volcanii DS2:
ACGGAGGAGTTCGACTACTTCGCGTCCCGGCTCCTGTCGGATTCCGACCCCGCGCCCGACGGCGACCACGCGCTCGTGGACATGCGCGCGATGGACGCGATTTACGCCGCGGCGGAGCGCGGGACCGATGTCGCCGTCGACGCCGCCGACTCCGATTCCGCCGACTCCGATTCCGCCGACGCTGCCGCCGCCAACCACGACGCCGACCCCGATTCCGACGGGACGTAGGACTCGATTCGGCGCGTCGTCGCCCGCAGTTTTATTATCGGGTTTCCCGCAGTTCCCCGCATGATGTTCGGCATCCTCGGCACGGCAGGCATCGGCGTCAAATCGGTCATCCCCGCGGTGCAGGCGAGCGAGCACGAGGCGGCCGCCATCGCGTCCCGCGACGAGGCGCGAGCGAGCGCCGTCGCCGACGAACTCGGCATCCCCACCGCCTACGGCAGCTACGAGGCGCTGTTGGCCGACGACTCCCTCGACGCGGTTTACATCCCGCTCCCCAACGGCCTCCACGCCGACTGGGTTCGCGCGGCCGCCGACCGCGGGCTGCACGTCCTCTGCGAGAAGCCGCTGACCGCCAGCGCCGACGAGACGGCCGCCGTCTTCGACTACTGCGAGGACGCGGGCGTCACGTTGATGGAGGCGTTCATGTACCGCTTCCACCCGCTGACCGAGCGGGCCGCGGAACTCGTCGCGTCTGAGCTCGGCGCGGTCGTCTCTGTCACGTCGAACTTCTCGTTCCGCCTGCCCGACGGGGCCGACGACATCCGCATCGACCCCGACCTCGCCGGCGGGAGCGTCATGGACGTGGGCTGCTACGCCGTCAGCGCGGCGCGACTCTTCCTCGGGACGCCCGACCGGGTGTACGCGACCACGACCGACACGCGCGACTGCGGCGTCGACACCCGGATGTCGGGCGTCTTGGAGTACGACTCCGGCGCGACCGCCCGCGTCGAATCGTCGTTCGACACGCCCGAGACGCAGTACTACCGCGTCCAGACCACCGACGGCCGGCTGGAGGCGAACCCCGCGTTCAACGTCGACCCGACGGCCGCGGCCGAACTCACTTACGCGACCGACGGCCGCGTCGTCACGGAGACGTTCGACCCGACAGACAGCTACCGCCGCGAGGTCGAGGCGTTCGCCCGCGCCGTCGAGACCGGCGAGACGCCGCGCGTCGACCGCGAGGAATCCGTGTCGGTCATGCGGACCATCGACGCGATTTACGAGAGCGCCGAGACCGGGGCCGCAGTCGAGCTGGACTGACCGCCCGCCGCTGTCCGTTTCGACTCACCCCAACCGAACGTCGGAGCGGAACTCGGGCCGCCCGGTCGCCGCCACGTCGAGGCGGAACAGCGCGCCCGCAGCGTCGCCGGTGCTCTCGTCGCCCTCGCCAGCGCTCCCGTCCCCGTCGCCGCCGGCGGTCGTCACGTAGAGCGAATCGAGGTCCGGCCCGCCGAAGGCGACGCTCGTCACCTTCTCCGTCGGCACGTCGAACCGGCCGAGTTCGGTGCCGTCGGCGTCGTACTCGACCACACAGCCGCCCTCCCAGCGGGCCGACCAGATGTGCCCCGCCGAATCGACCGTCATCCCGTCCGGTAGCCCCGGCGTCTCCGGCGATTCGACGAACCGCTCGCGGGCCGAGACGGCTCCCGTCTCTTCGTCGTAGGCGTACCGATAGACGGTGCGCGCCTCGGTTTCCGTGAAGTAGAATCGCTCGCGGTCGCGGGTGAATCCCATCCCGTTGGGGATTCCGACGCCGGTTTCGACCGTCGTCACCGTTCCGTCGGTGTCGAGGCGGAACAGCCGCCCGCCCGCCGTATCTGACGGCATCGTCCCGCAGAACACCCGCCCGGCGGGGTCGGCGATGACGTCGTTGAACCGGGTCGGTGAGTCGACGATTCGCGCGCTTTCCCGGCGGTCGCCGTCGACGACGCGCCCGACGCGACCGCGGTCCATGAACGCTAGGAGCGACCCGTCGCGCTGTATCGTCACGCCGGCGATGACCGACGTTTCGACCGGACAGTCGTGCGCTCCGGTCTCGGGGTCGTAGCGGTGGAGTCGCCCGGATTCGATGTCTACCCAGTACAGCCGCTTCTCGTCGGGGTGCCAGACCG
Protein-coding regions in this window:
- a CDS encoding D-xylose 1-dehydrogenase; its protein translation is MMFGILGTAGIGVKSVIPAVQASEHEAAAIASRDEARASAVADELGIPTAYGSYEALLADDSLDAVYIPLPNGLHADWVRAAADRGLHVLCEKPLTASADETAAVFDYCEDAGVTLMEAFMYRFHPLTERAAELVASELGAVVSVTSNFSFRLPDGADDIRIDPDLAGGSVMDVGCYAVSAARLFLGTPDRVYATTTDTRDCGVDTRMSGVLEYDSGATARVESSFDTPETQYYRVQTTDGRLEANPAFNVDPTAAAELTYATDGRVVTETFDPTDSYRREVEAFARAVETGETPRVDREESVSVMRTIDAIYESAETGAAVELD
- the xacC gene encoding pentonolactonase XacC encodes the protein MTVTRVVDTSCRLGEGPVWHPDEKRLYWVDIESGRLHRYDPETGAHDCPVETSVIAGVTIQRDGSLLAFMDRGRVGRVVDGDRRESARIVDSPTRFNDVIADPAGRVFCGTMPSDTAGGRLFRLDTDGTVTTVETGVGIPNGMGFTRDRERFYFTETEARTVYRYAYDEETGAVSARERFVESPETPGLPDGMTVDSAGHIWSARWEGGCVVEYDADGTELGRFDVPTEKVTSVAFGGPDLDSLYVTTAGGDGDGSAGEGDESTGDAAGALFRLDVAATGRPEFRSDVRLG